CATAGCAAAGTCTTCTCCACCACCGGTTGGTTCCGGTTCAATGAGACCATCTTCACCTGCAATTTTTTGAACAGCTTTTGCTGCATGTCCGGCCATCTCATTGTCATTAATAACTGCAGGCAAATCATTTATATATTCTATTTCAGCCTCGGTATCATGTGCTGCACAGGTGTTATTTACAATATTCTTTAATAGTTCAGGAAGTTGTTCCCGAACCTCAGGTTTAAAGGAACGGCCTGTTCCTGTCAGTTTTACTTCTTCAGAAATCACATTATTGGCAGTCCCACCATTAATTGTTCCAAAAGAAATTACTGCTGTTTCAAATGGGGAGATTCTTCTGCTAACTATTGTCTGTAAGTTTTGGATTATTGAAGAGGCGGCTACTATTGAATCTCTGGTATGATGGGGAATAGCACCATGACCACCCTCGCCTTTAATTGTAATTTTTATGGTATCTACTGCTGCCATTAACGGGCCATATTTAACACCTACCTGGCCAGCAGGTATATCTGGTTTTGTATGGAGGCCAAAGATGGCGTCAACATCAGGGTTTGAGAGAACTCCATCTTCAATCATTGCCTTTGCTCCTTTGTTTATTTCTTCAGCTGGCTGAAAGATAAATTTTACCTGGCCAGGTATCTCATCTCTTTTTTCACTTAAGAGCATTGCTGCTCCAAGCAGGGAGGTTGTATGGACATCATGGCCGCAGGCGTGCATTTTCCCTGGGTTTTCTGATTTAAACGGAATATCATTCTGTTCTTCAATTGGCAGGGCATCGATATCTCCTCTTAAAGCAACCACCGGTCCAGGCTTTTCTTTATTAAGAATGCCGACAACCCCTGTCTTTCCAACTCCTCTTGTAACATCAATATCATGTTCTTTTAAAATTTCTTCTATTAGATCTCCAGTCTCATGCTCCTCAAAGCTCAATTCAGGGTTCCTGTGAATTTTTCTTCTGATTTTTACTAGCTTCTCTTTTAAAGCCTGACTCTCTTCTCTTAGATTCATAATCAGTCCTCCCTGAAATAATTTTATTGGTAATTATTTAATATAATCTTCTATCAGTTCATTCTCCAGTGGAGATAGATATAAAGGATTTTTCAAGCAGAGTTCTTTGACTTCTGCTTTTAGTTCTTTCTGTTTTGTTTTATCAGAGGTTTTATTATCAGCTTCAATTCTCAATGCTTCTATTATTATATCTGCCAGCTTTTTTATATCTTCCTGGCCAAAACCACGTGATGTAACTGCTGCAGTTCCAATTCTTATTCCACTTGTAACTTTTGGAGATTTCTGATCATAGGGGATTAAGTTTTTATTTACAGTAATGCCAATCTCATTTAATATTTCTTCTGCTCTCTCACCTGTCAAATTCCAGGGGCATAAGTCGACTAGAAATAAATGGTTGTCAGTTCCACCTGAGACTATTCTTAAACCTGCATCATCTAGCAATTCAGCCAGATAATTTGTATTCAGGCAGATCTGTTGCTGGTATTTCTTAAAAACTTCAGTAGCTGCTATTTTAAAGGTTATTGCCTTGGCAAATATATTTTGAACTATCGGACCTCCCTGAACTCCTGGGAATACAGCTTTGTCAATCTTTTCTGCCCATTTATCTTTTGTCAGGATAAATCCACCTCTGGCTCCCCGGAGTGTTTTGGTTGATGTACTTGTTACTACATCTGCATAAGGGACTGGATTAAGGTGTTCTCCAGCTGCCACCAGACCGGCTATATGAGCCATATCTACCATTAATTTTGAACCAACTTTATCCGCTATTTCTCTAAACTTTTTAAAATCAATTTCCCTGGAATAGGCGCTGGCTCCAGCTATTATTAATTCTGGCTGATGTTTAGTTGCTTTTTCTTCAATTTCAGCAAAATCTATTCTTTCATCATCTTCTCTTACGCCATAAATTATAGAATTATAATATTCTCCAGTTATACTTACTTTACTGCCATGGGATAAGTGACCACCATGACTTAAATTCATACCTAAAATTGTATCTCCAGGCTCTAGCAAAGCCATGTAGGCTGCAAGGTTGGCATTTACTCCAGAGTGAGGCTGAACATTGGCGTGATCGGCATTAAATAGTTTGCATGCTCTTTCTATGGCCATTGATTCAATACAGTCTATATTTTCACATCCGCCATGATATCTTTCTCCTGGATAACCTTCAGCGTATTTGTTCGTAAAAATTGAACCCTGGGCTTTTAATATTGAGTTATACACAAAATTTTCTGAGGCTATTAACTCAATTGTATTTTCCTGACGGTTTAGTTCATTTTTCAGACAGCGACTGGCCTCTGGATCGATTAATGAAAGATTATCCATATAAACCCTCCTCTAATAAGCTAATAAGTAAAATTTAAAATATATTTTAATGAAATGTTCACTATACTTTAGTCTATTTTCACTTTACTATAATTAATCTTCTAGAAATATCTTTGAATTCCTTTAATCAATGATTAATTATTTATTTATCATGAGAAATTTCTGAATTTTGTCAAACTAAAATGATGGAGGGGTGACAACCCAGAGGCTGATAGAGGTAATATTACCTTCATTTTTATACGAGTGAAAATCTGAAGCTTTGTGATAAATAGAATCTCCTGCCTGAAGATGATATTTATCATCACCGACATAATATGTTAACTCACCTTGAATAATAAAGCCAAATTCTTCTCCCTCATGCTGGTGCTGCTCTTCACCGGAAGATGCCCCTGGCTTAACAGTGAGTAATAACGGTTCCATTTCTTTGCAGATGTCTGTTGTTAAAAGTTCGTATTTAATTCCTTCTTTTTTTGATCTGATAATCTCTTTTCTTTCAGATTTTTTAAGATGTTTTCTTTTTGAGCAGTCGTTATTAAATAAATCAGGGACTGTTATGTCTAATGCATCAACTATTTTTCTCAAAGAGCTGACGGTTGGACTATTTTTATTCCTTTCGACATTGCTTAAATAACCAACAGATAAACCAGTTAAATCAGATAATTTGGCCAGGCTATATCCCCGGCTCTTCCTGATATCTTTAATAGTTAAACCAATATTTTCATCACCTATTTTAATCACCCCCTAAATTAATATAATATTTATTATTAATATTATATCAAAAAGAAACTATTCTGACAATTTTTATTATTAAATAATTTAATTTTGATTAGGGTGGCATTACTCAATTTTACTTTAAAAAAGTTCTTGAAATAAATAAAAAAACCAGCTAAGTGCTAAAGATATAGCTGGTTTGGATTAAAACTTTTCAAATACTATTTTCACCTTTTATATCGAAATTACCAGTAGTTATAGGAGTATCTGCCTCAGCAAACATCTGGACAAACTTCTCGGCCAGCTCCGGATCAAACTGGGTACCGGCGCAGGCCTGGATCTCGGCAATGGCTTCGGCTTCAGTTAAGGGTTCCTTATATGGTCGGCCATTGGTCATGACATCAAAGGCGTCGACGATTGCTATAATCCTTGCCAGCACAGGGATCTCTTCGCCGGCTATACCTCTGGGGTAACCGGAGCCATCCCAGCGTTCATGATGGGAGAGGACTTCTTCGGCTATATGGGAGAAATCTTCAATTGAGGAACAGATCCGGTAGCCGCTAACTGGATGGCGTTTTATCAGTTTCCACTCTTCTTCGCTAAGGCTGCCTGGTTTATTTAAAACCTTATTTGGTATCATTATCTTGCCGATATCATGAAACCGGGCCAGGACTGCCAGTCCATCCAGCTCATTAGCACTTAGACCGGCTCTCCTGCCAAGTTCTGTTGCCAGGTCGGCCATTCTAACTGCATGGGATTCTGTTTCCTGGCTCTTTTCATGGAGGGCTGATAATAAGAGCTTGACCAGCCTGCTTTTTGTACTTTTCTCTTTAAGGAGTTTATCTCGATACATGTTGTTTTCAGCATCATGAAGGGTATCAAAGATATTTTCCTCAGGTTTTCTCTTCATGGAAATACCATAGGCCACTGAGATAAATAAATCGTCGCCATTATTTGAATTAATCTGTATTTCCTTGCTGGTTGTTTTTTCTGCAATTTGCTCAACCTCCTGTCGGGTAAGATCCTCCGGGATAATAGCTAGAAATTCGTCGCCGCCCCAGCGGCCAACAGTTGCCGGGTCTGAGAAGCTATCCTGCAGGATCTCAGCAAATTTGGTTAAAAACAGGTCACCTGCCCGATGGCCATAGCTATCATTAATCAGCTTTAGGCCATTGAGGTCAAATATTATAATACTTACTGGACACTCTTTAAATCTATTTAAATTCACCAGCTCTTTTTCCAGGTGAAATCTATTATACAGATCTGTTAGGGGATCGTGGGTACTTGTATATTGCAGTCTTTCTTCCTGCTCTTTTCTGGCTGTAATATCGATATACTGAGCATAGCCACCAACCATCTGGCCGTCTATCTCAACTGGAATGCCGCGAATCAGGCAGACTTTTTCTTCTCCAGATTTAGTATACCTGATTCCTTCTAATTCCACCTGCTTGCCGGCCAGAAATCTACTAGTCACTTCTCTATTTGCAACTTTTTGCTCTGGCTGATCCAGGACATCATCCAGGTCCATGCCTTTTATCTCCTCAAGGCTATAGCCAAATAGCTCTGTGAACTTCTGGTTAATAGCCTGAATCTTATGATTGGCATCAAGTCTGGCAATTGCATCATTGCTATTTTTGAAAAGTGATGAAAGCCACTGCTGTTTATAGGTTAGTTCCTGCTGAGAGTTCTCAAGCTCTCGTTTATAATTATATTCTGCAGTGACATCAGAAAAGACCAGGATTGTCCCGGTTACTCTGCCTAAATGGTCCCTGATCGGGGCAGCTGTATCGGCTATCTGGTGAGCAGTTCCATCTCTGGCTATTAAAGTCGTATTATTAGCCAGGCCTACAATCACGCCTTGCTCTAAGACCTGATGGACCGGGTTTTCAACTCTCTCACCGGTCCTGGCACTGACGATTTTAAAGATTTTTTCGACTGGCAGGTCTGCAGCCTGTTCATATTCCCAGCCAGTTAGTTCTTCGGCAACGCCGTTCATAAAGGTGACTTTGCCATCGAGGTCTGTAACGATGACGCCATCGCCAATCGAATAGAGGGTGGTAAAGAGCTGATTTCTGGCAAGGACAAGGCTTTTTTCCTTTTCTTTGAGTTCAATTATACTTGAAAGCTGATTGGCTACAGCTTTGAGCAGAGATTTTTCTTCAGTCAGGATTTCTGGCTTTTCACTGTCTTTGCTATCCAGGCTATTTCTGTCTAAATCAACTTTTATCCAGGCATCCTGGCAGGCATCGCACTTAATATCCTGCTGATATGTAAAACTGTCATCAGGCGATTTAGTTTCAGGGTAGATGTTTGATTTATATTTGATAGTTACTGTTGTTTTTGCCGGGTTTTTAAAGTATGCAGGGAGCAAGTCTGCAACTTTTGATAATATTTCCTCTAATTTCAGCTCCTTTT
The genomic region above belongs to Halonatronomonas betaini and contains:
- a CDS encoding helix-turn-helix domain-containing protein, with the protein product MIKIGDENIGLTIKDIRKSRGYSLAKLSDLTGLSVGYLSNVERNKNSPTVSSLRKIVDALDITVPDLFNNDCSKRKHLKKSERKEIIRSKKEGIKYELLTTDICKEMEPLLLTVKPGASSGEEQHQHEGEEFGFIIQGELTYYVGDDKYHLQAGDSIYHKASDFHSYKNEGNITSISLWVVTPPSF
- a CDS encoding HD domain-containing phosphohydrolase — its product is MNQTDTTERPKISEEVITGWQQTVDVIARLAEVPAALIMKAEPPYMKVLIASKGEDNPYHPEDKDDMDGLYCEHVIKTGESLNIPNALLDEDWNDNPDIELGMISYFGLPLHWPDGQVFGTICILDTSERHFSQDIIDLMNRFKDTVELHLKMLLQQENIIKLKDDLFERAKELSCLIEISELLMEKELKLEEILSKVADLLPAYFKNPAKTTVTIKYKSNIYPETKSPDDSFTYQQDIKCDACQDAWIKVDLDRNSLDSKDSEKPEILTEEKSLLKAVANQLSSIIELKEKEKSLVLARNQLFTTLYSIGDGVIVTDLDGKVTFMNGVAEELTGWEYEQAADLPVEKIFKIVSARTGERVENPVHQVLEQGVIVGLANNTTLIARDGTAHQIADTAAPIRDHLGRVTGTILVFSDVTAEYNYKRELENSQQELTYKQQWLSSLFKNSNDAIARLDANHKIQAINQKFTELFGYSLEEIKGMDLDDVLDQPEQKVANREVTSRFLAGKQVELEGIRYTKSGEEKVCLIRGIPVEIDGQMVGGYAQYIDITARKEQEERLQYTSTHDPLTDLYNRFHLEKELVNLNRFKECPVSIIIFDLNGLKLINDSYGHRAGDLFLTKFAEILQDSFSDPATVGRWGGDEFLAIIPEDLTRQEVEQIAEKTTSKEIQINSNNGDDLFISVAYGISMKRKPEENIFDTLHDAENNMYRDKLLKEKSTKSRLVKLLLSALHEKSQETESHAVRMADLATELGRRAGLSANELDGLAVLARFHDIGKIMIPNKVLNKPGSLSEEEWKLIKRHPVSGYRICSSIEDFSHIAEEVLSHHERWDGSGYPRGIAGEEIPVLARIIAIVDAFDVMTNGRPYKEPLTEAEAIAEIQACAGTQFDPELAEKFVQMFAEADTPITTGNFDIKGENSI
- the glyA gene encoding serine hydroxymethyltransferase, with protein sequence MDNLSLIDPEASRCLKNELNRQENTIELIASENFVYNSILKAQGSIFTNKYAEGYPGERYHGGCENIDCIESMAIERACKLFNADHANVQPHSGVNANLAAYMALLEPGDTILGMNLSHGGHLSHGSKVSITGEYYNSIIYGVREDDERIDFAEIEEKATKHQPELIIAGASAYSREIDFKKFREIADKVGSKLMVDMAHIAGLVAAGEHLNPVPYADVVTSTSTKTLRGARGGFILTKDKWAEKIDKAVFPGVQGGPIVQNIFAKAITFKIAATEVFKKYQQQICLNTNYLAELLDDAGLRIVSGGTDNHLFLVDLCPWNLTGERAEEILNEIGITVNKNLIPYDQKSPKVTSGIRIGTAAVTSRGFGQEDIKKLADIIIEALRIEADNKTSDKTKQKELKAEVKELCLKNPLYLSPLENELIEDYIK
- a CDS encoding M20 metallopeptidase family protein, whose amino-acid sequence is MNLREESQALKEKLVKIRRKIHRNPELSFEEHETGDLIEEILKEHDIDVTRGVGKTGVVGILNKEKPGPVVALRGDIDALPIEEQNDIPFKSENPGKMHACGHDVHTTSLLGAAMLLSEKRDEIPGQVKFIFQPAEEINKGAKAMIEDGVLSNPDVDAIFGLHTKPDIPAGQVGVKYGPLMAAVDTIKITIKGEGGHGAIPHHTRDSIVAASSIIQNLQTIVSRRISPFETAVISFGTINGGTANNVISEEVKLTGTGRSFKPEVREQLPELLKNIVNNTCAAHDTEAEIEYINDLPAVINDNEMAGHAAKAVQKIAGEDGLIEPEPTGGGEDFAMYMQEVPGCFMFLGVRNEDEGIVHQWHHPKYNVDETAIPIGAGSLAQAVIEFFNSNS